Below is a genomic region from Parcubacteria group bacterium CG10_big_fil_rev_8_21_14_0_10_36_14.
CGGGCAATATCAAGAGCAAAAGAAGTTTTTCCAACAGACGGGCGAGCCGCCAAAATAACAAGGTCGGATTTTTGCAAACCTGATAAGTAGTTATCCAATGAAGGAAAACCCGTTGGTATTCCACGAAGCTTTCCTTTTTCGCGGTGAAGCTCGTCAATTCGGTCAAACGCTGATTCTAAAACGTTTTTTATTGGAACGAATGCCTGTTTTGAATAATTTTGGGAAACTTGGAATAACTCTTTTTCAGCCTTATCCAAGACTACATCAAGATCCTCGTCTTCTTTATATACAAGCTCCGAGATTCCACTAGCCGCTGTTAGAAGCCGGCGTAAAATTGCTTTATTACTGACAATCTTTGCATAGTGAACAATATGAGAAGATGTTGGCACTGCGTTTGATAATTGCATAAGATATGCTCTTCCGCCAACCGATTCAATTTGTTTCTTATCTTCTAAACGGCTAGTTAAGCTGAGAATATCAATAGGTTCCTGTTTTGCGAAAAGCTCTTGCATTGCTTCAAAGATGAGGGCGTGAGTATTTTTATAGAAGTCCAGAGGTCTTACTGTGTCAGCTACTCTAATAATCGCTTCTTTATCAATCAAAAGAGCGCCCAATAATGATTGTTCGGCTTCTATATTTTGTGGGGGTAAACGGAGAGAATCCAAATTTGTGTTATCCATACTATTAATAGTTTACACATAAGAAGGGGTTGGTGGCAAGAGGGAATAAAAATTTTCAATTATCAATTATGAAATTTTTGCTGACGTAAAAATAAATTATTATGTTATAATATTGATATATGAAAACAGGAACAAAAAATTATTATCGCGGGATAGCGATGATGGTTGGCACAATTGTCGGAGTTGGTATTTTCGGTGTGCCATATGTTTTGGCAAAATCAGGCGTTATAGTCGGGCTTTTTTATTTTGCACTTTTAGGAATATTGCTTACCTTAAATCATCTACTTTTTGGCGAAATGCTTTTACGAGTTCAAGGCAAGCATCATCTCGCTGGTTTAGCTGGTCGTTTTGGAAATAAAAATTGGGAGTATTTTGCTCTTTTGGTAACTACTTTTAGTTTTTATGGAGCGCTTATTGCGTATATCATTTTAGGTGGAAAGTTTTTAGAAATTGTTCTTTTACCTTTTTTTGGCGAAGGCCTTTTTATATATCAAATGCTATTTTTTAGTTTTATGGCGTTTTTCGTTCTTGTTGGTGTGCGTTTGGTTGCTTTTTCCGAACTTTTTATGAGCTTTTTGCTTTTGGCAGTTATGGGAGTAATTATCGGATTCGGAATTCCAAAAATAAATATTTCAAATCTCCTTACTTTTGATTTAAATCAAGCATTTTTGCCGTATGGTGTGATTTTGTTTTCTTTGGGAGGGGCGGCAGCTATCCCCGGAATGGTTGAGATAATGCCAAAAGAAAAGAAAAAACTGAAAAGCGCTATTATCATCGGAACTTTAATTCCGTTATTTTTGACGCTTATTTTTTCTTTAGTTGTTGTTGGTATTACAGGAGCGAACACAGTACAGGATGCAATAGAAGGTATGCGAGCGTATCTTGGTGATTGGATAGTATATTTGGGAGCAGTATTCGGGCTTTTTGCCGTAGCAACAAGCTTTTTGGCAATGGCACTTTATCTGCGCGAACAATTTTGGTATGACATGAAAATTAATAAATATGTTTCTTGGCTTTTAGCTTGTTTTGTTCCGCTTTTAATTTTTTTATTTGGTACAAGAAATTTTATACAAGTAATCGGTTTTACCGGCGCGGTTTTTAGTGGACTTGAGGGAATACTCATTATTTGGATTTATCGATTAGCGCAGAAAAAAGGAAAACGTGAGCCAGAGTATAAGATGCGCGTGCCGTTTGTAGTTTTGGCAGTAATGGTGATAGTATTTATATTAGGAATAGTTTACGAAGTTCTTTCTACTCTTTAAAGGAGGAAAGTTATGTCACAAGCAAAGGCTGTACTAACAGATGAAGATTATTTAGAATTTGTAAAAAAGTATAATGACGACATTGATGACTTAATCGCAAATCTGAATATAGAGGATTCTTCGTTGAGTTCTGATGCGGAAACTTTTTATAATTTTTTTAAAAAATATAAAACCGCAAAAGAAAAAAGAATTGCTCTTCTTGTAATTTTTCAGATAGGTCGGTCAATAGATAAGTATATAGATGAAGAGGACGAAGATGATGGCGAAAAAGAAGAGGGCTTCGGCGGAGCTGGTGGCTTAATAAATTAATTATCCTGTGTATATGCCAGGATTTTTTTATAAAATTTTTTTAAAAAAGAAATCCCCGCTAAATTAGCAGAGATTATTAAAGAGAATAAAGTATTATTTTTCCGGAATATTATTTTGCGACATTTTTCAAAAGACAGGCGACTGTTATCGGGCCTACTCCGCCGGGAGTTGGCGTAAGATACGAAGCTTTTTGCGCAAGCGATTTTGAATCCGCATCGCCATATACATTTTTTCCTTTTTTAATTGCGCCAATATCAATCACAATAGCATCTTTTTTTATCATTTCGGATTTTAGGTAATGTTTTTTTCCGATTGCAGTTATAACGATATCGCCGGAAAGAAGACAAATGTCTGTTGCGTTTTCACTGCAAAAATGAAATTCTTTTGCCCGATTTTTGAAATAGGCGATATAGGGGATAGGAAAAATCTCGCTCTTGGTGAGGAGTGTGATGGTTTTTGTTTTTATGTCTACGTTTAGTTCTTTAAAAATTTGCAATACTGCGCAAAGAACCGGTGGAAAAAAATCAAACTTATTTTTTTGGAAAGCAATTAGATTTTCCGGATGATATCCATCAACGTCTTTTAGGGGGTTAATCGCATGAATAATTTTGTTTGTGTCCAATTTCTCCGGCAAAGGAAGTTGGATGATTATTCCCGTTATATTTTTTTGCGTGTTTAGGTCATTTATTTTTTTTATAATTTTTTGTTCAGACGCAGTTTCTTCAAAAAGATATTTTTCGAAATATATTCCAACGCGTTTTGCAGCCGCTTCTTTTAGTTTTACGTAAAGATGGCTTTCTGGATTATTTCCTACCAAAACAACAGCTAACCCCCCGGTTTTTCCGGAGCTTTTTATTTCTTCTTCAATTCTTTCTGCAATTTTCTTGCCGTCTATTAAATGCATGTATTATGTGTTAAATGTTATGTATAAATGATAATATAAAATGGTTTAAAAGACAAGAAAAGATTTTGTATATTTTGCTAAATTTAGCTATATCATAGAACGTTACACGTCGTATATTATGTAA
It encodes:
- a CDS encoding bifunctional methylenetetrahydrofolate dehydrogenase/methenyltetrahydrofolate cyclohydrolase (catalyzes the formation of 5,10-methenyltetrahydrofolate from 5,10-methylenetetrahydrofolate and subsequent formation of 10-formyltetrahydrofolate from 5,10-methenyltetrahydrofolate), with product MHLIDGKKIAERIEEEIKSSGKTGGLAVVLVGNNPESHLYVKLKEAAAKRVGIYFEKYLFEETASEQKIIKKINDLNTQKNITGIIIQLPLPEKLDTNKIIHAINPLKDVDGYHPENLIAFQKNKFDFFPPVLCAVLQIFKELNVDIKTKTITLLTKSEIFPIPYIAYFKNRAKEFHFCSENATDICLLSGDIVITAIGKKHYLKSEMIKKDAIVIDIGAIKKGKNVYGDADSKSLAQKASYLTPTPGGVGPITVACLLKNVAK